Proteins found in one Chthoniobacterales bacterium genomic segment:
- the rpsH gene encoding 30S ribosomal protein S8 yields MTSNDPIADLLTRLRNASRARKAELLVPYSRLKADMAAILKKEGYIADFEVKSEGRPHLRIVNKFSDKTPAITGLKRVSRPGLRRYVGADDIPRVLGGMGISIISTPRGVLSGREARRQKVGGELLAFVW; encoded by the coding sequence ATGACCTCCAACGATCCCATCGCCGACCTCCTCACCCGCCTGCGCAACGCCAGCCGCGCCCGCAAGGCCGAGTTGCTCGTGCCCTATTCCCGTCTCAAGGCCGACATGGCCGCCATCCTCAAAAAGGAAGGCTACATCGCGGACTTCGAGGTGAAATCCGAAGGGCGCCCGCACCTGCGCATCGTCAACAAGTTCTCCGACAAGACCCCGGCCATCACCGGCCTCAAGCGCGTCAGCCGCCCCGGCCTTCGCCGCTACGTCGGCGCCGACGACATCCCGCGGGTTCTCGGCGGCATGGGCATTTCCATCATCTCCACCCCGCGCGGGGTGCTCAGCGGGCGCGAGGCGCGCCGTCAGAAAGTCGGCGGCGAATTGCTCGCCTTTGTTTGGTAA
- the rpsM gene encoding 30S ribosomal protein S13, whose product MPRLLGVEIPPNKRIEASLPYIYGIGPTVAKRVLAEASIDPNLRAKDLSPEQISQIVHVITSNGILIEGDLRRELQGNLKRLQAINCYRGIRHRRGLPVRGQRTSTNARTRKGPRKTVGVQKNPDAKAGKV is encoded by the coding sequence ATGCCACGCCTCCTCGGGGTGGAAATTCCGCCCAATAAACGTATCGAAGCATCCCTGCCGTATATTTACGGCATCGGGCCGACCGTCGCCAAACGCGTCCTCGCCGAAGCTTCCATCGACCCCAACCTCCGCGCCAAAGATCTCTCGCCCGAGCAGATCTCGCAGATTGTCCACGTCATCACCAGCAACGGCATCCTCATCGAGGGTGACCTCCGCCGCGAATTGCAGGGCAACCTCAAGCGCCTGCAGGCGATCAACTGTTACCGCGGCATACGTCACCGCCGCGGCCTGCCCGTGCGCGGGCAGCGCACCTCGACCAACGCCCGCACCCGCAAGGGGCCGCGCAAGACGGTCGGCGTGCAGAAGAACCCGGACGCCAAGGCCGGCAAAGTCTAA
- a CDS encoding 50S ribosomal protein L18, with amino-acid sequence MTRHDSIQLRHKRIRKKVSGTAERPRLAVNFSGRHIRAQVIDDTKGVTLAAASTQEKAAKAGANVANAQSVGKLVADRAKKKSISKVVFDRGGFQYMGKVKALADAAREAGLEF; translated from the coding sequence ATGACACGCCACGACAGCATCCAACTCCGCCACAAGCGCATCCGGAAAAAAGTTTCCGGCACCGCCGAGCGTCCGCGCCTCGCGGTCAACTTCTCCGGCCGCCACATCCGCGCGCAGGTCATCGACGACACCAAGGGCGTGACCCTCGCCGCGGCCAGCACGCAGGAAAAAGCAGCCAAAGCCGGCGCCAACGTGGCCAACGCGCAGAGCGTGGGCAAACTCGTGGCCGACCGCGCCAAGAAGAAATCCATTTCCAAAGTCGTCTTCGACCGTGGCGGCTTCCAATACATGGGCAAAGTGAAAGCCCTCGCCGACGCCGCGCGCGAAGCCGGCCTCGAATTCTAA
- a CDS encoding 30S ribosomal protein S5, which translates to MPPNARNTGRRDNRGPKEPKEPSDTVEKVVFINRCAKVVKGGRRFSFSALIVTGDHKGRVGCGFGKAKEVSEAIRKASDSARKAMKNFSLAENTIPHEVTGEFGGGRVLLRPASPGTGIIAGGGVRAVCEAVGIRDVLAKSLGSNNHANVVKATLEALSKLRPREEIFRVRGIKTKTTKAEAAAEVATA; encoded by the coding sequence ATGCCTCCTAACGCACGCAACACCGGACGCCGCGACAACCGCGGACCCAAAGAACCCAAAGAACCGTCCGATACGGTCGAGAAAGTCGTTTTCATCAACCGCTGCGCCAAAGTCGTCAAGGGCGGACGCCGTTTCAGCTTCAGCGCGCTCATCGTCACCGGTGACCACAAAGGCCGCGTCGGTTGCGGGTTCGGCAAAGCCAAGGAAGTCAGCGAGGCCATCCGTAAAGCCTCGGACTCCGCGCGCAAAGCCATGAAAAATTTCTCGCTCGCCGAAAACACCATCCCGCACGAGGTGACCGGCGAATTCGGCGGCGGCCGCGTGCTGCTCCGTCCCGCCTCTCCCGGCACCGGCATCATCGCCGGCGGCGGAGTGCGCGCCGTCTGTGAAGCGGTCGGCATCCGCGACGTGCTGGCCAAATCGCTCGGCTCGAACAACCACGCGAACGTGGTCAAAGCGACCCTCGAAGCCCTTTCGAAACTCCGTCCGCGCGAGGAAATCTTCCGTGTGCGCGGCATCAAAACCAAGACCACCAAAGCGGAAGCGGCGGCCGAAGTCGCCACCGCCTGA
- a CDS encoding 50S ribosomal protein L6: MSRIGNKPVTLPAKVKVNVGADRSVQVEGPKGKLSWRLPEGIEGKVEGEALKLERKSENRQVRALHGLARALINNMVTGVSSGFTRNLEIQGVGFKAAVQGQKLNLSLGFSHPVIFEIPKDIKITVNENTKLVIEGIDRQLVGQVAANIRAYYPPEPYKGKGVRYADEQVRRKEGKTVQ, translated from the coding sequence ATGTCACGCATCGGCAACAAACCCGTCACCCTCCCGGCAAAAGTCAAAGTCAACGTCGGCGCGGATCGCTCCGTGCAGGTCGAGGGTCCGAAAGGCAAACTTTCCTGGCGCCTGCCCGAGGGCATCGAAGGCAAGGTCGAAGGCGAAGCGCTCAAACTCGAGCGCAAGTCCGAAAACCGCCAAGTCCGCGCCCTCCACGGTCTCGCTCGCGCTCTCATCAACAACATGGTCACCGGAGTGAGCAGCGGCTTCACCCGCAACCTCGAGATCCAGGGCGTCGGCTTCAAAGCCGCGGTGCAGGGGCAGAAACTCAATCTTTCGCTCGGCTTCTCGCATCCCGTGATTTTCGAAATTCCCAAGGACATCAAGATCACGGTCAACGAAAACACCAAGCTCGTCATCGAAGGCATCGACCGCCAGCTCGTCGGTCAGGTTGCGGCCAACATCCGCGCCTACTACCCGCCGGAGCCTTACAAGGGCAAGGGCGTGCGTTATGCCGACGAGCAAGTCCGCCGCAAGGAAGGCAAAACCGTCCAGTAA
- the rplE gene encoding 50S ribosomal protein L5 translates to MEVELYKEYTAKVVPALQQKHGYSNPHQIPRVSKVVVNTSIGSSQDTKEALEIAVNELKTITGQMPVRTKSKKSISNFKLRKDQPIGAKVTLRGRNMYEFLERLIKMSLPKIRDFRGISPKAFDGQGNYTLGVADQSIFPEIELDKIKRSVGFDVTIVTTARTDEEAKSLLAELGMPFTDRAKKPADKKS, encoded by the coding sequence ATGGAAGTCGAACTTTACAAAGAATACACCGCCAAGGTCGTGCCGGCGCTCCAGCAGAAGCACGGCTACAGCAACCCGCACCAGATCCCGCGCGTTTCCAAGGTCGTGGTCAACACCTCGATCGGTTCCTCGCAGGACACAAAAGAAGCGCTGGAGATCGCGGTCAATGAGCTGAAGACCATCACCGGGCAGATGCCCGTGCGCACCAAGTCGAAGAAGAGCATCTCGAACTTCAAGCTGCGCAAGGACCAGCCGATCGGTGCCAAGGTCACCCTTCGCGGTCGCAACATGTATGAGTTTCTCGAGCGCCTGATCAAAATGTCGCTTCCGAAAATCCGCGACTTCCGCGGTATTTCGCCGAAAGCCTTCGACGGTCAGGGCAACTACACTCTCGGCGTCGCCGACCAGAGCATTTTTCCCGAGATCGAACTCGACAAGATCAAGCGCAGCGTCGGTTTCGACGTCACCATCGTGACCACGGCCCGCACCGACGAGGAGGCCAAGTCGCTGCTCGCCGAACTCGGCATGCCGTTCACCGACCGCGCCAAGAAACCCGCCGACAAGAAATCCTGA
- a CDS encoding 50S ribosomal protein L15 — protein MRLHNLSPRPGSKKRRKRLGSGESSGRGKTSGKGHKGQKARSGGSIRLGFEGGQMPLIRRLPKRGFNNAAFKLRYAIVNLDDLNDFADGATIDEAALRKEGLVRGTIDGVKILARGELTKKVTITGAKFSEAAKRKIEAAGGRIS, from the coding sequence ATGCGACTGCACAATCTCTCACCCCGTCCCGGCTCGAAAAAACGCCGCAAGCGCCTCGGCTCCGGCGAAAGCTCCGGCCGCGGCAAGACCAGCGGCAAAGGCCACAAGGGCCAGAAAGCCCGCTCCGGCGGCAGCATCCGCCTCGGATTCGAAGGCGGACAAATGCCGCTCATCCGCCGTTTGCCCAAGCGCGGATTCAACAACGCCGCATTCAAGCTCCGCTACGCCATCGTCAACCTCGATGACCTCAACGACTTCGCCGACGGAGCAACCATCGACGAAGCCGCCCTCCGCAAGGAAGGCCTTGTGCGCGGGACCATCGACGGCGTGAAAATCCTCGCCCGCGGCGAATTGACCAAGAAAGTCACCATCACCGGCGCCAAATTCAGCGAGGCGGCCAAGCGCAAGATCGAAGCCGCAGGCGGCCGGATTTCCTGA
- the rpmJ gene encoding 50S ribosomal protein L36, with protein sequence MKVRASVKRLCESCRIIRRNNVVRVVCKNPRHKQRQG encoded by the coding sequence ATGAAAGTAAGAGCTTCAGTCAAGCGCCTCTGCGAGAGCTGCCGGATCATCCGGCGGAACAACGTCGTGCGCGTTGTTTGCAAAAACCCACGCCACAAACAAAGACAAGGATAA
- the map gene encoding type I methionyl aminopeptidase, which yields MIPIKNEREIEAMRKACRVAAEVLDKLENLVTPGMATRDIDEACADFIAEAGAKSAFLGYRKFPGNLCVSVNEEVVHGIGGDRRLAYGDILKLDVGIVKDGWIGDNATTIRLGVVPPAVDGLVEHTARILHDVIPHVRPGKRVGDISAFIEQAALAHGYSVVREFVGHGVGRKLHEEPQIPNYGKPGRGPKLKPGMTLAIEPMINLGASAVRVLEDKWTVVTADGLPSAHFEHTVLVTKDQPEVLTWRKKTLLK from the coding sequence ATGATCCCGATCAAGAACGAGCGCGAGATCGAGGCAATGCGCAAAGCCTGCCGGGTCGCGGCCGAAGTCTTGGACAAATTGGAAAATCTCGTCACGCCGGGCATGGCGACCCGCGACATCGACGAAGCTTGCGCCGATTTCATCGCCGAGGCCGGGGCCAAAAGCGCCTTTCTCGGCTACCGCAAATTCCCCGGCAACCTGTGCGTCTCCGTCAACGAAGAGGTCGTGCATGGCATCGGCGGCGACCGGCGCCTCGCCTACGGGGACATCCTCAAACTCGATGTCGGCATCGTCAAAGACGGATGGATCGGCGACAACGCCACCACCATACGTCTCGGTGTCGTGCCTCCCGCGGTGGATGGACTCGTCGAGCACACGGCACGCATCCTCCACGACGTCATCCCGCACGTCAGGCCCGGCAAACGGGTGGGGGACATTTCCGCTTTTATCGAACAAGCCGCCTTGGCCCATGGCTATTCCGTGGTCCGCGAATTCGTCGGTCACGGGGTCGGACGAAAACTCCACGAAGAGCCCCAGATCCCGAACTACGGCAAGCCCGGCCGGGGTCCCAAGCTCAAACCCGGCATGACCTTGGCCATCGAGCCGATGATCAACCTCGGGGCCAGCGCCGTGCGCGTGCTGGAGGACAAATGGACCGTAGTCACGGCCGACGGCCTGCCCTCGGCGCATTTTGAACACACTGTGCTGGTTACAAAAGATCAACCAGAAGTTTTGACATGGCGAAAAAAGACGCTATTGAAGTAG
- the secY gene encoding preprotein translocase subunit SecY, whose protein sequence is MISAFTNIFKIPELRQRVLFTLAMVVIVRAGSVISTPGVNVEVLRQWFLNVADAQAGGGVAALFNLFSGGALGHAAIFALGIMPYISASIMLQLMTAVIPKLGRLAREDGGRQKISQYTRYLTIVLCIFQGYLLALSFESPQSNPFLPGITDTINRLGIPLVSDPGLGFRLLTVITLTAGTMFLVWLGDQITERGIGNGISIIITVGILAQLPAGLIQAWRTFVPSGGEVAAMSPVVLVLLIAFLIIVIAAVIAVTQATRRISVQYAKRVVGRKVYGGQTQYMPLKVNYAGVMPIIFAQAILLFPSTILNMAFPSQRWASELSSMLATGWPHYVLFGGMIFFFSYFWVATQFQPAQIADDLKKYGGFIPGVRPGKPTADFLDYTMTRLTFAGAIFLTAIAVLPQLLSLQMNVPYMTAQFFGGTGVLIIVGVTLDTMRQVETYLLQRHYDGFLRRGKLRGRFERTSGGAGRVISSNALVWIWAGIAILVIAGTAAYLASGR, encoded by the coding sequence ATGATCTCCGCGTTCACCAACATCTTCAAAATCCCGGAGCTGCGGCAACGCGTGCTCTTCACCCTGGCGATGGTCGTCATCGTCCGCGCCGGTTCGGTGATCTCGACTCCGGGCGTGAATGTCGAGGTCTTGCGCCAGTGGTTCCTTAATGTGGCCGATGCGCAGGCGGGGGGCGGCGTGGCCGCGCTCTTCAACCTCTTCAGCGGTGGCGCCCTCGGGCACGCGGCCATCTTCGCGCTCGGCATCATGCCCTACATCAGCGCTTCGATCATGCTGCAGCTGATGACTGCGGTGATTCCCAAGCTCGGACGCCTGGCCCGCGAGGACGGCGGCCGCCAGAAGATTTCCCAATACACACGCTACCTCACGATCGTTCTCTGCATTTTCCAGGGTTACCTGTTGGCGCTTTCGTTCGAGAGCCCGCAATCGAACCCGTTCCTTCCCGGCATCACCGACACCATCAACCGCCTCGGCATCCCGCTGGTGTCCGACCCGGGCTTGGGATTCCGCCTGCTGACCGTCATCACGCTCACTGCGGGAACCATGTTCCTTGTCTGGCTCGGTGACCAGATCACCGAGCGCGGCATCGGCAACGGCATTTCCATCATCATCACCGTGGGTATCCTCGCGCAGCTGCCCGCAGGCCTCATCCAGGCATGGCGCACGTTCGTTCCTTCCGGTGGCGAGGTGGCCGCGATGAGCCCGGTCGTTCTCGTTCTTCTCATCGCATTCCTCATCATTGTCATAGCCGCGGTCATCGCGGTGACGCAGGCCACACGCCGCATCAGTGTGCAATACGCCAAGCGTGTCGTCGGGCGCAAAGTCTACGGCGGGCAGACGCAATACATGCCGCTCAAGGTCAACTACGCGGGCGTCATGCCGATCATCTTCGCGCAGGCCATCCTCCTCTTCCCGTCCACGATCTTGAACATGGCCTTCCCGTCGCAGCGTTGGGCCAGCGAGCTGTCCTCGATGCTCGCCACCGGCTGGCCGCATTACGTGCTCTTCGGCGGGATGATTTTCTTCTTCAGCTATTTCTGGGTGGCCACGCAGTTCCAGCCGGCGCAGATCGCCGACGACCTCAAGAAATACGGCGGCTTCATCCCCGGCGTGCGTCCCGGCAAACCCACGGCCGACTTCCTCGACTACACCATGACCCGGCTGACTTTCGCGGGTGCGATTTTCCTCACGGCCATCGCCGTCCTGCCGCAGCTGCTCTCGCTGCAGATGAACGTGCCCTACATGACCGCACAGTTCTTCGGCGGAACCGGCGTGCTCATCATCGTGGGTGTCACCCTCGACACCATGCGCCAGGTCGAGACCTATCTTTTGCAGCGCCACTATGACGGCTTCCTGCGCCGCGGCAAATTGCGCGGACGCTTCGAGCGCACCTCGGGAGGCGCGGGTCGCGTCATTTCCTCCAACGCTCTCGTGTGGATCTGGGCGGGCATCGCCATTCTCGTCATCGCCGGCACCGCGGCTTATCTCGCCAGCGGGCGCTAG
- the infA gene encoding translation initiation factor IF-1 has product MAKKDAIEVEGKVVELLPNTMFRVELPNGHRILAHISGKMRLHFIRILPGDSVMLELSPYDLSKGRITYRKK; this is encoded by the coding sequence ATGGCGAAAAAAGACGCTATTGAAGTAGAAGGCAAGGTTGTCGAGTTGTTGCCGAATACGATGTTCCGGGTGGAATTGCCAAACGGACACCGTATCCTCGCACACATCTCGGGCAAGATGCGCCTGCACTTCATTCGCATTTTGCCGGGTGATTCGGTCATGCTGGAGTTGTCTCCTTATGACTTGAGCAAGGGACGCATCACCTACCGCAAGAAATAA
- the rpsK gene encoding 30S ribosomal protein S11: MSEETNNESQDAKRKEETAEHHPEAPETKAVEAKEAAAAEAKPAEKKAAKPKATKGKTAKKKEGEAKAAEAAAPQSGDDILSLDAPVAPPKIVKAKGSKNVTQGIAHVLATFNNTIVSITDPRGSVLGASSAGKVGFKGSRKSTAYAAQLVAQDAARQAMGHGLKEVEVRVKGPGAGRESAIRALQAIGLEITVIKDVTPVPHNGCRPPKARRV; this comes from the coding sequence ATGAGCGAAGAAACCAACAACGAATCGCAGGACGCCAAGCGGAAGGAAGAAACCGCCGAGCATCATCCCGAGGCGCCCGAGACCAAAGCTGTCGAGGCCAAGGAAGCCGCTGCCGCCGAGGCGAAGCCCGCCGAGAAAAAGGCCGCCAAGCCGAAAGCCACCAAGGGCAAAACAGCGAAGAAAAAAGAAGGCGAAGCCAAAGCCGCCGAAGCCGCCGCGCCCCAGTCGGGCGACGACATTCTTTCTCTCGACGCACCCGTCGCTCCGCCCAAGATCGTCAAGGCCAAGGGCAGCAAGAACGTCACCCAAGGCATTGCCCACGTGCTGGCCACCTTCAACAACACCATCGTCAGCATCACCGACCCGCGCGGCTCCGTCCTCGGGGCGTCCAGCGCCGGCAAAGTCGGCTTCAAAGGCTCGCGCAAAAGCACGGCCTACGCCGCACAGCTCGTGGCGCAGGATGCGGCGCGCCAAGCCATGGGGCACGGACTCAAGGAAGTTGAAGTTCGTGTCAAAGGTCCCGGTGCCGGACGCGAATCCGCCATCCGCGCGCTGCAAGCCATCGGCCTCGAAATCACTGTCATCAAGGACGTCACACCCGTTCCCCACAACGGCTGCCGTCCGCCGAAAGCCCGCCGCGTGTAA